In a genomic window of Ipomoea triloba cultivar NCNSP0323 chromosome 3, ASM357664v1:
- the LOC116013534 gene encoding probable ribosomal protein S11, mitochondrial, with product MFLRRPFVHPPVRAGIFNQISRIFGPRSDRPLHALFCSSSNPEPPPMPPFQNPGPISGFSGNNKGSMPNNRFSGPGQTGLSNHGKRTLFPRSLIDSANENEVETGKNSKSMDIVRGLLEDYDKGGAPFGSPFRQYQVENDPDIVHVKLLRNNTFITVTDSKGNKKFGASAGKLASGGKVSRFAAESTAEHVGREARNRNLKSVVMKVNGFTYFKKKKQSILSFKEGYNHSRGDANPVVYIEDTTRRPHNGCRLRKKRRI from the exons ATGTTCCTCCGGCGCCCTTTCGTTCATCCACCGGTTCGTGCCGGCATATTCAACCAGATTTCTCGGATCTTCGGACCCAGATCCGACCGGCCCCTTCATGCTCTCTTCTGCAGTTCCAGCAATCCTGAGCCGCCACCGATGCCTCCCTTTCAGAACCCAGGCCCCATTTCAG GTTTTTCAGGGAATAACAAAGGCAGCATGCCCAATAATAGATTCTCAGGGCCGGGGCAAACTGGTTTGAGCAACCATGGAAAACGCACTTTGTTTCCTAGATCTTTGATAGACTCTgcaaatgaaaatgaagttgAGACTGGAAAGAATTCTAAATCCATGGACATTGTTAGGGGATTACTAGAAGACTATGATAAGGGTGGCGCTCCTTTTGGATCTCCATTCCGTCAATATCAAGTTGAGAACGATCCTGACATTGTTCATGTTAAGCTGCTCCGCAACAACACATTCATCACCGTCACAGATTCAAAAGGGAACAAAAAGTTTGGGGCTTCAGCGGGAAAATTGGCATCAGGAGGGAAAGTTTCTCGATTTGCTGCTGAATCTACAGCGGAACATGTTGGGCGTGAAGCAAGGAATCGTAACTTGAAGTCCGTGGTCATGAAAGTAAATGGGTTTACctattttaagaaaaagaagCAATCTATTCTTAGCTTTAAAGAGGGGTATAATCATTCTCGTGGTGATGCTAATCCTGTTGTTTACATTGAGGATACAACTCGTCGCCCCCATAATGGATGCCGCCTCAGGAAGAAGCGCCGCATATAG
- the LOC116013387 gene encoding eukaryotic peptide chain release factor subunit 1-3-like — protein sequence MADGQEHDKNIEIWKMKKLIKALESARGNGTSMISLIIPPGDQISRVTKMLAEEYGTASNIKSRVNRQSVLGAITSAQQRLKLYNKVPPNGLVLYTGTIVTDDGKEKKVTFDFAPFKPINASLYLCDNKFHTEPLGELLESDEKFGFIVMDGNGTLFGTLSGNTREVLHKFTVDLPKKHGRGGQSALRFARLRMEKRHNYVRKTAELATQFFINPATSQPNVSGLILAGSADFKTELSQSDMFDPRLQAKILNVVDVSYGGENGFNQAIELSAEILSNVKFIQEKKLIGKFFEEISQDTGKYVFGVDDTIKALEMGAVETLIVWENLDINRYMLKNSVTNEIIVKHFNKDQETNHSNFKDPATSAELEVQDKMPLLEWFANEYRNFGCSLEFVTNKSQEGSQFCRGFGGIGGILRYQLDMRDFDEPSDEGELYEDSD from the coding sequence ATGGCAGATGGTCAAGAGCATGACAAGAATATTGAAATATGGAAAATGAAGAAACTGATTAAAGCTCTAGAATCTGCAAGAGGAAATGGTACCAGCATGATCTCCCTTATCATACCTCCAGGTGACCAAATTTCTCGAGTTACAAAGATGTTGGCGGAAGAGTATGGAACTGCATCAAATATCAAAAGCAGAGTGAACCGGCAGTCTGTCCTGGGTGCAATAACATCTGCCCAGCAAAGGCTCAAACTTTATAACAAAGTCCCCCCTAATGGACTGGTGCTCTATACAGGAACTATTGTGACGGATGATGGGAAAGAAAAGAAGGTCACCTTTGACTTTGCACCTTTTAAGCCCATTAATGCTTCTTTATACCTGTGTGACAATAAATTTCACACTGAACCTCTGGGTGAACTTTTGGAATCTGATGAGAAGTTTGGTTTTATTGTCATGGATGGGAATGGCACCCTTTTTGGTACCTTAAGTGGAAACACCAGAGAAGTGCTTCACAAATTCACTGTTGATCTCCCAAAGAAGCATGGAAGAGGAGGGCAATCGGCTCTTCGATTTGCTCGTCTTCGAATGGAGAAACGACACAATTATGTTAGGAAGACAGCAGAGCTTGCTACACAGTTCTTTATTAACCCTGCAACAAGCCAGCCGAATGTTTCTGGGTTAATTCTTGCTGGATCTGCTGATTTCAAGACTGAGCTAAGTCAATCAGATATGTTTGATCCTCGATTACAAGCTAAGATCCTTAATGTGGTTGATGTGTCTTATGGTGGGGAGAATGGTTTCAACCAGGCAATCGAGTTGTCTGCTGAGATTCTGTCTAATGTGAAGTTTATACAGGAAAAGAAGTTGATAGGGAAGTTCTTTGAGGAAATTAGTCAAGATACTGGGAAATATGTATTTGGTGTGGATGACACAATAAAAGCTCTCGAGATGGGAGCTGTTGAAACACTTATTGTGTGGGAGAATCTTGATATTAATCGTTATATGCTGAAAAACAGTGTTACCAATGAGATTATTGTCAAACACTTTAACAAGGACCAAGAGACTAATCATAGCAACTTCAAGGATCCTGCCACGTCTGCTGAGTTGGAGGTTCAAGACAAAATGCCACTTCTGGAGTGGTTTGCCAATGAGTACAGGAATTTTGGTTGTTCACTTGAATTTGTTACCAACAAGTCTCAAGAGGGATCCCAGTTCTGTAGAGGGTTTGGTGGCATTGGTGGAATCCTTCGATACCAGCTTGACATGCGCGATTTTGATGAGCCTTCTGATGAAGGAGAATTGTACGAAGATTCCGATTAA
- the LOC116014226 gene encoding transcription repressor OFP13-like — MGKKMKLLPSLFKNREILQSSWQWPSCSQAKTLSFRAPSGKKTAIFKTVNSVFSDGADESPESWFTNTPESTMTDHSEDSHVETIIAGVRSSERLFFEPGEQIMADQIKEEDGESPFKESVILAMESDDPYRDFKKSMQEMVESYSGVKDWEWLQELLGWYLKMNGNGNHGFIVGAFVDLLIELSAPKTSEDSLSTSYSSAVSSLSSPTSPWSPLGHNEIVEEQG; from the coding sequence ATGGGCAAGAAAATGAAGCTCCTCCCTTCCCTTTTCAAGAACAGAGAGATTCTGCAGAGTTCATGGCAATGGCCATCTTGCTCCCAAGCAAAAACCCTTTCTTTCCGGGCACCCTCCGGCAAAAAAACGGCCATTTTCAAGACTGTAAACTCCGTGTTCTCCGACGGGGCTGATGAATCGCCGGAATCCTGGTTCACCAACACGCCGGAATCCACCATGACTGATCATTCCGAGGACAGCCACGTGGAAACCATCATAGCCGGAGTAAGATCATCGGAGAGGCTGTTTTTCGAGCCCGGAGAACAGATCATGGCGGATCAGATAAAGGAAGAAGATGGAGAAAGTCCATTCAAGGAAAGTGTGATTCTTGCCATGGAATCAGACGACCCATACCGGGATTTCAAGAAATCCATGCAAGAAATGGTGGAGAGCTATTCCGGGGTTAAGGATTGGGAATGGCTGCAGGAGCTTCTTGGGTGGTATTTGAAGATGAATGGGAATGGGAATCATGGGTTTATAGTAGGAGCTTTTGTGGATTTGCTTATTGAACTTTCTGCTCCCAAAACTTCTGAGGATTCTCTCAGCACTTCATATTCATCTGCTGTTTCTTCTTTATCTTCCCCTACTTCTCCTTGGTCTCCTCTAGGTCACAACGAGATTGTGGAAGAGCAAGGATGA
- the LOC116012512 gene encoding uncharacterized protein At2g27730, mitochondrial: MSMRSLALRTGLRGLMEGTPSGAGRSSVSGLRYFSDSTGRILSEEERAKENVYIQKMERERLEKLKKKAEKEKAEREKSGKIAEEEAQKI; the protein is encoded by the exons atgtcTATGAGATCTTTGGCTTTGCGCACTGGACTTCGTGGTTTGATGGAAGGCACACCATCTGGAGCTGGACGATCATCCGTCTCGGGGCTCCGATACTTCAGCGACAGCACGGGTCGGATCCTCAGCGAAGAGGAACGTGCTAAAGAGAACGTCTATATCCAG AAAATGGAGAGGGAGAGGCTGGAGAAGTTGAAGAAGAAAGCGGAGAAGGAGAAAGCTGAGCGCGAGAAATCGGGGAAG aTAGCTGAAGAAGAGGCTCAGAAGATCTGA